A genomic stretch from Kribbella amoyensis includes:
- a CDS encoding epoxide hydrolase family protein, with amino-acid sequence MTIEPFRLAVPEQQLDDLRRRLDLVRWPDELPGVGWEYGVPRDRLRELVAYWRDEYDWREAEARLNEWPQFVTEIDGTRIHFAHLISPDPDALPLMITHGWPGSIVEFTEIAGPLLHGDPAFHLILPTIPGFTLSGPTPEPGWEVNRVARAFAVLLERLGYGRYGVQGGDWGAAISRELGRIHPDRVVGVHLNLLPGAGATTEPTAGELAALDPAERDRTLASWERMRAWIRGKRGYADLQMTRPQTLAYALTDSPVGQLAWIAEKFHEWSDPASVIGTDHLLTNVMLYWLTGTAGSSGRIYYERAHHGRPMEPSGTPTALADFAHDNFVPLRHRADRTDNIVRWTTYPDGGHFAALEQPDVLVADIRAFFAGLPPR; translated from the coding sequence ATGACGATCGAACCTTTCCGGCTGGCCGTCCCGGAGCAGCAGCTGGACGACCTCCGCCGGCGGCTGGACCTGGTCCGCTGGCCCGACGAACTCCCCGGCGTCGGCTGGGAGTACGGCGTCCCGCGGGACCGCCTGCGGGAGCTCGTGGCGTACTGGCGGGACGAGTACGACTGGCGCGAGGCCGAGGCCAGGCTGAACGAGTGGCCGCAGTTCGTCACCGAGATCGACGGCACCCGGATCCACTTCGCCCACCTGATCTCACCCGATCCGGACGCGTTGCCGTTGATGATCACGCACGGCTGGCCCGGATCGATCGTGGAGTTCACCGAGATCGCCGGCCCCTTGCTGCACGGGGATCCCGCCTTCCACCTGATCCTGCCGACCATCCCCGGCTTCACCCTGTCCGGACCGACCCCGGAGCCCGGCTGGGAGGTGAACCGGGTCGCCCGCGCGTTCGCCGTCCTGCTGGAGCGCCTCGGGTACGGCCGGTACGGCGTCCAGGGTGGCGACTGGGGCGCCGCGATCTCCCGGGAACTCGGCCGGATCCACCCGGACCGGGTCGTCGGCGTCCACCTCAACCTGCTCCCCGGTGCCGGCGCGACCACCGAACCGACGGCCGGCGAACTGGCCGCGCTCGACCCGGCCGAGCGGGACCGCACCCTCGCGTCCTGGGAGCGGATGCGCGCGTGGATCCGGGGGAAGCGGGGGTACGCCGATCTGCAGATGACGCGCCCGCAGACGCTGGCGTACGCGCTGACCGATTCGCCGGTCGGCCAGCTGGCCTGGATCGCGGAGAAGTTCCACGAGTGGTCCGACCCGGCGAGCGTCATCGGCACCGACCACCTGCTCACCAACGTGATGCTGTACTGGCTGACCGGGACCGCGGGCTCGTCCGGGCGGATCTACTACGAACGCGCTCACCACGGCCGGCCGATGGAGCCGTCCGGGACACCGACCGCGCTGGCCGACTTCGCGCACGACAACTTCGTCCCGTTGCGGCACCGCGCCGACCGGACCGACAACATCGTCCGCTGGACCACATATCCGGACGGCGGCCACTTCGCCGCGCTCGAACAACCGGACGTCCTGGTCGCCGACATCCGCGCCTTCTTCGCCGGGCTCCCGCCCAGATAG
- a CDS encoding GAF and ANTAR domain-containing protein, whose amino-acid sequence MTDQLDPTGTADRFAELAMELHASEGVEETIETVLSFALDAIGCTHAGCVLQERGRLEVAAVTDPVIERIYTAQLERGEGPLITAQDERRTLWIRDTALETRWPEWSAQISAEGLRTVMQLPLMIAGRAVGVLTLYSTEVDAFDDDDEAVAQILARHAAVATATARQEQTLVEAVDARKLIGQAMGILMERFAVDGDQAFAILRRYSQDNNVKLRVVADDLVRTRRLPV is encoded by the coding sequence GTGACCGACCAGCTCGACCCGACCGGTACGGCCGACAGGTTCGCGGAGCTCGCGATGGAGCTGCACGCTTCCGAAGGGGTCGAGGAGACGATCGAGACAGTACTGTCCTTCGCCCTCGACGCGATCGGATGCACCCACGCCGGCTGCGTCCTCCAGGAGCGCGGCCGGCTCGAGGTCGCCGCGGTCACCGACCCGGTGATCGAGCGGATCTACACGGCCCAGCTCGAGCGGGGCGAGGGACCGTTGATCACGGCCCAGGACGAACGCCGCACGCTCTGGATCCGCGACACCGCACTGGAGACCCGCTGGCCGGAGTGGAGTGCGCAGATCTCGGCCGAGGGCCTGCGGACCGTGATGCAACTGCCCCTGATGATCGCGGGGCGGGCGGTCGGCGTGCTCACTCTGTACAGCACCGAGGTCGACGCCTTCGACGACGACGACGAGGCGGTCGCGCAGATCCTCGCCCGGCACGCCGCGGTGGCGACGGCGACCGCGCGGCAGGAGCAGACCCTGGTCGAGGCGGTCGACGCGCGGAAGCTGATCGGTCAGGCGATGGGGATCCTGATGGAGCGGTTCGCGGTCGACGGCGACCAGGCGTTCGCGATCCTGCGCCGCTACTCCCAGGACAACAACGTCAAGCTCCGCGTGGTCGCCGACGACCTGGTCCGGACCCGGCGGCTGCCGGTGTGA
- a CDS encoding DUF2461 domain-containing protein — MSFTGFPTAALDFYDDLEMDNTKTYWTAHKHVYEESVRAPMTALLAALEPEFGAAKIFRPYRDVRFAKDKTPYKTHQGAFIACGPSTGWYVQLGAPGVRVGAGFYEAPADRLARIRAAIDEERRGTELEKVLAGLTADGWTVGGEKLKTSPRGYDTGHPRIELLRHKSITLSKSYGFEPVIHSADLLDQIRTDWRATTPFLEWITANA, encoded by the coding sequence ATGAGCTTCACCGGGTTCCCGACCGCCGCGCTGGACTTCTACGACGACCTGGAGATGGACAACACCAAGACGTACTGGACCGCGCACAAGCACGTCTACGAGGAGTCGGTGCGGGCACCGATGACGGCCCTGCTCGCCGCGCTCGAGCCCGAGTTCGGCGCGGCGAAGATCTTCCGGCCGTACCGCGACGTCCGGTTCGCCAAGGACAAGACGCCGTACAAGACCCACCAGGGCGCGTTCATCGCCTGTGGCCCGTCGACCGGCTGGTACGTCCAGCTCGGCGCGCCCGGAGTCCGGGTCGGGGCCGGGTTCTACGAGGCACCGGCCGATCGGCTGGCCCGGATCCGGGCCGCGATCGACGAGGAACGGCGCGGCACCGAACTGGAGAAGGTGCTGGCCGGCCTGACCGCCGACGGCTGGACGGTCGGCGGCGAGAAGCTGAAGACCTCGCCCCGCGGGTACGACACCGGTCATCCGCGGATCGAGCTGCTCCGGCACAAGTCGATCACGCTGTCGAAGTCGTACGGATTCGAGCCGGTGATCCACTCCGCCGACCTGCTCGACCAGATCCGGACCGACTGGCGCGCCACCACCCCGTTCCTGGAGTGGATCACCGCCAACGCCTGA
- a CDS encoding DUF397 domain-containing protein, which translates to MTAVYNGMPGDAMSELNWRKSQRSGPNGNCVEVAKLPGGGVAMRNSRHTDGPALVFTQAEIEAFLGGVHDGEFDDLA; encoded by the coding sequence ATGACTGCTGTCTACAACGGCATGCCCGGCGACGCGATGAGCGAGCTGAACTGGCGGAAGAGTCAGCGGAGTGGCCCCAACGGCAACTGCGTAGAGGTAGCGAAGCTGCCGGGCGGCGGCGTGGCGATGCGGAACTCGCGTCACACCGACGGACCGGCCCTGGTCTTCACCCAGGCCGAGATCGAGGCTTTCCTCGGCGGCGTTCACGACGGCGAGTTCGACGACCTCGCCTGA
- a CDS encoding SAM-dependent methyltransferase translates to MATPDGPEAPPEFDTSQPTIARVYDALLGGKDNFAADREGAATYLKYVPDAGRCAIDNRDALVKGVQYLVREAEIDQFLDIGSGLPTQKNTHQAAQELNPGVKVAYVDNDPIVLAHGRALLATNQSTIVVTADLREPQAILDNQEIKDHLDFSRPIALMIVGIHMHFHDDEKPDEWVRTLMNALAPGSYLFITDFVDTGEPLQKAMEQAGLESLGNGWIRTPERIEQHFLGLPIIPPGVDFLARWFPEDPDADIPDVDELQPYQRILMAGIAKKG, encoded by the coding sequence ATGGCGACTCCCGACGGCCCGGAAGCACCTCCGGAGTTCGACACCTCCCAACCGACCATCGCGCGCGTCTACGACGCGTTGCTCGGTGGCAAGGACAACTTCGCCGCCGACCGCGAGGGTGCGGCGACCTATCTGAAGTACGTGCCGGACGCGGGTCGCTGTGCGATCGACAACCGGGACGCCCTGGTCAAGGGCGTGCAGTACCTGGTCCGCGAGGCGGAGATCGACCAGTTCCTCGACATCGGCAGCGGTCTGCCGACGCAGAAGAACACGCACCAGGCGGCGCAGGAGCTGAACCCGGGGGTGAAGGTCGCCTACGTCGACAACGACCCGATCGTGCTCGCGCACGGCCGCGCGCTGCTGGCGACGAACCAGAGCACCATCGTGGTGACCGCGGACCTGCGCGAGCCGCAGGCCATCCTGGACAACCAGGAGATCAAGGACCACCTGGACTTCAGCCGCCCGATCGCGCTGATGATCGTCGGCATCCACATGCACTTCCACGACGACGAGAAGCCGGACGAGTGGGTCCGCACGCTGATGAACGCGCTGGCCCCGGGCAGCTACCTGTTCATCACCGACTTCGTCGACACCGGTGAGCCGCTGCAGAAGGCGATGGAGCAGGCCGGCCTGGAGAGCCTGGGCAACGGCTGGATCCGAACCCCGGAGCGGATCGAGCAGCACTTCCTCGGGCTGCCGATCATCCCGCCGGGCGTGGACTTCCTGGCGCGCTGGTTCCCCGAGGACCCGGACGCCGACATCCCCGACGTCGACGAGCTGCAGCCGTACCAGCGCATCCTGATGGCCGGGATCGCCAAGAAGGGCTGA
- a CDS encoding FAD-dependent oxidoreductase — translation MTDHGSVWLATAALPEYPALRSDDQAEVVVIGGGLIGLTTALYLAQDGASVVLLEARRLAGRTSGNTTGKVTSQHGAIYADLLDRHGEEKTRTYANANQVAVDEVAALVDRLGIECELTRTPSYVYSTRPENTLRREADVAASLGLPATFVDPAEVGVPARSAVRFTDQVQLHPVRYLAGLARSLTTAGGRIYEHSRVLTVDDHADGVQVSTEDGHTVKAQHAVVATLLPINVTGAFFARTRPSQSHGIALTLPVAAPAGMAISVDAPTRSTRPWPGGGPNGLIVVGGDHETGDGTDTEAAYRGLADWAGSLWNFAARPAYRWSAQDYGTPDLLPYVGRSPGSKATSVATGMHKWGLTNGTVAAGILRDLVIDRANPFAALYGADRIGDAHSVAKLVKDNLKVGKEFTAGHLGHALHGKVKPVCTHLGCPLHWNEADRTWDCNCHGSRFGATGEVLDGPATKPLPIDD, via the coding sequence ATGACTGACCACGGATCGGTATGGCTGGCGACCGCCGCGCTCCCGGAGTACCCCGCCCTGCGATCCGACGACCAGGCGGAGGTGGTCGTGATCGGCGGCGGCCTGATCGGCCTGACCACGGCGCTCTACCTGGCCCAGGACGGCGCGTCGGTGGTCCTGCTCGAGGCCCGCCGCCTGGCCGGCCGGACGAGCGGCAACACCACCGGCAAGGTGACGTCGCAGCACGGCGCGATCTACGCGGACCTCCTCGACCGGCACGGCGAGGAGAAGACCCGCACCTACGCAAACGCGAACCAGGTCGCCGTCGACGAGGTGGCGGCGCTGGTCGACCGGCTCGGGATCGAGTGCGAGCTGACCCGGACCCCGTCGTACGTCTACTCCACCCGGCCGGAGAACACCCTGCGCCGCGAGGCCGACGTGGCGGCGTCCCTCGGTCTCCCGGCCACCTTCGTCGATCCGGCCGAGGTCGGCGTCCCGGCCCGGTCGGCGGTCCGGTTCACCGACCAGGTCCAGCTGCACCCGGTGCGGTACCTGGCCGGCCTGGCCCGCTCGCTGACCACGGCGGGCGGGCGCATCTACGAACACAGCCGCGTGCTCACAGTCGACGACCACGCGGACGGCGTCCAGGTCAGCACCGAGGACGGTCACACGGTCAAGGCCCAGCACGCGGTCGTCGCGACGCTGCTCCCCATCAACGTCACCGGCGCGTTCTTCGCTCGGACCCGGCCCAGCCAGTCCCACGGGATCGCGCTCACCCTGCCGGTGGCGGCGCCGGCCGGGATGGCGATCTCCGTCGACGCCCCGACCCGCTCGACCAGGCCCTGGCCCGGCGGCGGTCCCAACGGCCTCATCGTCGTCGGCGGCGATCACGAGACCGGGGACGGTACCGACACCGAAGCGGCGTACCGCGGCCTGGCCGACTGGGCCGGCTCACTGTGGAACTTCGCCGCGCGACCGGCCTACCGCTGGTCGGCCCAGGACTACGGCACTCCCGACCTGCTCCCGTACGTCGGCCGCTCTCCCGGCAGCAAGGCGACCTCCGTCGCGACCGGTATGCACAAGTGGGGCCTGACCAACGGGACCGTTGCCGCCGGCATCCTCCGCGACCTGGTCATCGATCGCGCCAACCCGTTCGCCGCCCTGTACGGCGCCGACCGGATCGGCGACGCCCACTCGGTCGCCAAGCTGGTCAAGGACAATCTCAAGGTCGGCAAGGAGTTCACCGCCGGGCACCTCGGCCACGCGCTGCACGGGAAGGTCAAGCCGGTGTGTACTCATCTCGGCTGCCCGCTGCACTGGAACGAAGCCGACCGCACCTGGGACTGCAACTGCCACGGATCGCGCTTCGGCGCGACAGGTGAGGTCCTCGACGGCCCCGCGACCAAGCCGCTCCCGATCGACGACTAA
- a CDS encoding SDR family NAD(P)-dependent oxidoreductase: protein MPSVVITGAGSGIGAAAVVRLDRAGWRVFAGVHQRHDAEILDRQTSERVTVELLDVTDGGSIEELAAKVGDGLGPDGLTALVNNAGEGVAGPLETLPIEQLRHQLEVNVVGQVAVTQQFLPLLRRDRSENGSRVVFVGSMGGLVAVQFAGPYHASKYAIEAIGDAWRQELAPDRIQVAIVEPGPIATPIWSKAAHRLDSLPVNERYERRVAALREQLLRMGKESSGAAEAVDLIEHAVSARRPHTRYTAGLAATFVPKVRRLLPDRLFDVLARHATTKN, encoded by the coding sequence ATGCCGAGCGTGGTCATCACGGGTGCGGGGAGCGGGATCGGAGCTGCGGCCGTGGTCCGGCTGGACCGGGCCGGGTGGCGGGTGTTCGCCGGGGTCCATCAGCGGCATGACGCGGAGATCCTCGATCGGCAGACGTCGGAGCGGGTCACGGTGGAACTGCTCGACGTCACCGACGGCGGATCGATCGAGGAGCTGGCGGCGAAGGTCGGCGACGGGCTCGGCCCGGACGGGCTGACGGCCTTGGTGAACAACGCGGGCGAGGGGGTCGCGGGGCCGTTGGAGACCCTGCCGATCGAGCAACTCCGGCATCAGCTGGAGGTGAACGTGGTCGGGCAGGTCGCGGTGACGCAGCAGTTCCTTCCGCTGTTGCGGCGGGATCGGTCGGAGAACGGGAGCCGGGTGGTGTTCGTCGGGTCGATGGGCGGGCTGGTCGCGGTGCAGTTCGCGGGTCCGTACCACGCGTCGAAGTACGCGATCGAGGCGATCGGCGACGCCTGGCGGCAGGAGCTCGCGCCGGACCGGATCCAGGTGGCGATCGTCGAGCCGGGGCCGATCGCCACGCCGATCTGGTCGAAGGCGGCGCATCGGCTCGACTCGCTGCCGGTGAACGAGCGGTACGAGCGCCGGGTGGCCGCGCTGCGGGAACAGTTGCTGCGGATGGGGAAGGAGAGCAGCGGGGCGGCCGAGGCGGTTGATCTGATCGAGCACGCGGTGAGTGCGCGGCGCCCGCACACGCGGTACACGGCCGGGCTGGCCGCGACCTTCGTGCCCAAGGTCCGGCGGTTGTTGCCGGATCGCCTGTTCGACGTCCTCGCCCGGCACGCGACCACGAAGAACTAG
- a CDS encoding SDR family NAD(P)-dependent oxidoreductase: MTVVITGASSGIGRATALAFARRGDQVVLAGRSRTSLDHVARECRDLGAPATVAPTDVSDPRQVDSLLDFATTGSGKVDLVVHCAAVVAYGRFDEVPADVYERVLRVDVDGTVQVARAALRRFEDQGSGQLVLFGSVLGKIAPPFMSAYVTSKWAVHGLARALQTEYRDRPAIHVSLVVPGAVDTPVYEHAGNYAGRAAQPPPPVASADKVAAAVVRLADRPRREVNIGLANTVMELGFRFLPAVYDALVTPMMKRLGLTRTPVGPTPGNVFEPRR, translated from the coding sequence ATGACCGTCGTCATCACCGGCGCCTCCAGCGGCATCGGCCGGGCGACGGCGCTCGCTTTCGCTCGTCGTGGCGACCAGGTCGTTCTGGCCGGCCGCTCCCGGACCAGCCTCGATCACGTCGCCCGGGAGTGCCGGGATCTCGGCGCCCCGGCCACGGTGGCGCCCACCGACGTGTCCGACCCGCGGCAGGTCGACTCGCTGCTCGACTTCGCGACCACCGGCAGCGGAAAGGTCGACCTCGTCGTCCACTGCGCGGCGGTCGTCGCGTACGGCCGGTTCGACGAGGTACCGGCCGACGTCTACGAACGCGTACTCCGGGTCGACGTCGACGGCACCGTCCAGGTCGCCCGCGCGGCACTGCGGCGGTTCGAGGACCAAGGATCCGGCCAGCTCGTCCTGTTCGGCTCGGTCCTCGGCAAGATCGCGCCACCGTTCATGAGCGCGTACGTGACGAGCAAGTGGGCTGTCCACGGTCTGGCCCGCGCCCTGCAGACCGAGTACCGCGACCGGCCCGCGATCCACGTCAGTCTGGTCGTCCCCGGCGCCGTCGACACCCCGGTCTACGAGCACGCCGGCAACTACGCCGGCCGGGCGGCCCAGCCACCACCCCCGGTGGCCTCCGCGGACAAGGTCGCCGCCGCCGTCGTACGCCTGGCGGACCGGCCACGTCGTGAGGTGAACATCGGCCTCGCCAACACAGTGATGGAACTCGGCTTCCGCTTCCTCCCCGCGGTCTACGACGCCCTGGTCACGCCGATGATGAAGCGTCTCGGCCTGACCCGCACCCCGGTCGGCCCGACCCCGGGCAACGTCTTCGAGCCGCGACGCTAG
- a CDS encoding SRPBCC family protein — MSENECLIHAPVEAVFAILTDGWTYAGWVVGASRVRDVEAGFPQPGHSIHHSVGVWPLVIDDSTSSEQYEPNRFLQLNVRAWPTGEGQVEFVATEQDGGCHLTMRETAVKGPVTLIPAAVLDPILRARNNETLRRLKLLAEKQVR; from the coding sequence ATGAGTGAGAACGAGTGTCTGATTCATGCGCCGGTGGAGGCTGTCTTCGCGATCCTCACGGACGGCTGGACGTACGCCGGGTGGGTGGTCGGCGCTTCGCGGGTGCGCGACGTGGAGGCCGGGTTCCCGCAGCCGGGGCACAGCATCCACCACTCGGTCGGGGTCTGGCCGTTGGTGATCGACGACAGCACCTCGTCCGAGCAGTACGAGCCGAACCGGTTCCTGCAGCTCAACGTCCGCGCCTGGCCGACCGGTGAGGGCCAGGTCGAGTTCGTCGCGACCGAGCAGGACGGTGGCTGTCACCTGACCATGCGGGAGACCGCGGTCAAAGGGCCGGTCACGCTGATCCCCGCCGCCGTCCTCGACCCGATTCTCCGCGCGCGCAACAACGAGACCTTGCGACGACTCAAACTGCTGGCGGAGAAGCAGGTCCGATGA